From the genome of Halomonas sp. 1513, one region includes:
- a CDS encoding peptidase M23 translates to MLRILHSLPRTHKLLLLPVATMVTVLGTQKIIGAFDTTGESPSVASPAFFPLDSNTNRETGELDFERNAVSDAVKMASNALDATRQYVPIAELAAQEIVDIDMLSTAQASAEQTSVAATTAESIDVDEQQPEDSPATIDTDVLHLALHLPEMGQSDDLALVDESMQDAGLDDDSLASYTAYDYDDYLDGPLVLFDDGDVFLDEELVAEQTYVPEWETYTVQQGDTFAVMAQQTLGLGYSEVLQLLDKMPDRNVLTRWRAGHNFDYQLDEDGQLLALRVMKNPRSGFLIERDPETAFEVSSIEKAGEPTQRLFAGTVSGSFGRSAEATGLSASEVAQLSKLLEKKLDFRRDTRRGDRFQVLVESDLIDGQSLDSRVLAVKYEGARMDLTVVRNSSDNRFYTPDGASLDPAFERYPFNGNYRQSSSFNLRRKHPVTGRVSPHYGTDWAMPIGTSINAPADGRVEKVGNHPLAGRFIVVRHDNGYRTRYLHLSEPLVSRGDRVSMGETIAKSGNTGRSTGPHLHYEVIVNGNQVDPMRVDLPENQSLEGDALAAFQRESERLLATLESGETGTVIASTSTGEPEPRRPGDDS, encoded by the coding sequence ATGTTGCGAATTCTTCATTCGCTGCCTCGCACGCACAAGTTACTTTTACTACCCGTCGCCACCATGGTCACCGTGCTAGGTACGCAAAAAATCATCGGCGCTTTCGACACTACAGGCGAAAGCCCCAGCGTCGCTTCACCAGCTTTCTTCCCCCTCGATTCAAATACCAACCGCGAAACAGGCGAACTCGATTTCGAGCGCAATGCCGTATCAGACGCGGTGAAAATGGCCAGTAATGCCTTGGATGCCACTCGCCAGTACGTCCCCATTGCCGAACTGGCGGCTCAGGAAATCGTCGACATCGACATGCTCTCTACGGCACAAGCGAGCGCTGAGCAGACGTCCGTCGCCGCCACTACCGCGGAATCCATCGATGTCGATGAGCAGCAGCCGGAAGACTCGCCGGCAACCATTGATACCGACGTGCTGCATCTTGCTCTACATCTTCCCGAGATGGGCCAGTCCGACGATCTGGCGCTGGTCGATGAGTCCATGCAGGATGCCGGCTTAGACGACGACTCGCTGGCTTCTTATACCGCCTACGATTATGACGACTACCTCGACGGCCCCCTGGTGCTGTTCGACGATGGCGACGTATTTCTCGATGAAGAGCTAGTAGCCGAACAGACCTATGTGCCCGAATGGGAAACCTATACGGTGCAGCAGGGCGATACGTTCGCGGTAATGGCCCAGCAAACCCTCGGCCTCGGCTACAGCGAAGTGCTGCAGCTACTCGACAAGATGCCCGATCGCAATGTTCTGACCCGTTGGCGGGCCGGGCACAATTTCGACTACCAGCTCGATGAAGATGGGCAACTCCTGGCGCTGCGTGTGATGAAGAATCCACGCAGCGGCTTCTTGATAGAGCGCGACCCCGAGACGGCCTTCGAGGTCTCGAGCATCGAGAAGGCAGGCGAACCTACCCAGCGGTTGTTTGCCGGGACAGTGAGCGGTAGCTTCGGACGCTCCGCCGAGGCCACCGGTCTGTCCGCCTCAGAAGTCGCCCAGCTCAGCAAACTGCTGGAGAAAAAACTCGACTTCCGACGCGACACCCGTCGCGGCGATCGCTTCCAGGTGCTGGTGGAATCCGACCTGATCGACGGCCAGAGCCTCGACTCCCGCGTGCTGGCAGTCAAGTACGAAGGCGCGCGGATGGATCTGACGGTGGTTCGCAACAGCTCCGACAACCGTTTCTATACCCCCGATGGTGCAAGCCTCGACCCGGCCTTCGAGCGCTACCCCTTCAACGGCAACTATCGCCAGAGTTCTTCATTCAACCTGCGCCGCAAGCATCCGGTCACTGGGCGCGTCAGCCCGCACTACGGCACCGACTGGGCGATGCCGATCGGCACCTCGATCAATGCCCCCGCCGATGGTCGCGTGGAGAAGGTAGGCAATCACCCGCTGGCCGGCCGCTTCATCGTGGTACGCCACGATAACGGCTACCGCACCCGCTACCTGCATCTCTCCGAGCCGCTGGTCAGCCGTGGTGATCGCGTCAGCATGGGCGAGACCATTGCCAAATCCGGCAACACCGGGCGCAGCACCGGCCCACACCTGCATTACGAGGTGATCGTCAACGGCAACCAGGTCGACCCGATGCGCGTCGACCTGCCCGAGAACCAGAGCCTCGAAGGTGATGCCCTGGCCGCCTTCCAGCGCGAGTCCGAGCGCCTGCTGGCGACGCTCGAAAGCGGCGAAACCGGCACCGTCATCGCCAGCACCAGTACCGGCGAGCCCGAGCCGCGCCGCCCTGGCGACGACAGCTAG
- a CDS encoding nuclease PIN encodes MTPSPIRSVASVVRSQPSQDGDGVKIKRIHDFGGGIDPFLMLDELGSDRPDDYIGGFPPHPHRGIQTLTYVIHGGLTHEDHMGHSSTINAGDAQWMHTGRGIVHSEMPLTDHHGLHAFQMWLSLAAKDKLSDATYRDVRSSEMPSLHGQAARLIALGGEWRGIEPQQHVAGPLDALAGDSGVAHVIMEHGGRLLLEQSAPMLAVYVFDGELEIGDQRITAGHLARLGEGQHLSLDSHSGAQALILAGTPHQEPIAHYGPFVMNTHDELEQALKDYRSGNLTG; translated from the coding sequence ATGACCCCCTCCCCTATCCGTTCAGTCGCCTCTGTGGTGCGCAGTCAGCCGAGCCAGGACGGCGACGGCGTGAAGATCAAGCGCATTCACGACTTCGGCGGCGGTATCGATCCTTTCTTGATGCTCGATGAGCTAGGCTCGGATCGACCCGACGACTATATCGGCGGCTTTCCGCCCCACCCGCACCGCGGCATTCAAACCCTGACCTACGTGATTCACGGCGGCCTGACCCATGAAGACCACATGGGACATTCCAGCACCATCAACGCGGGTGACGCCCAGTGGATGCATACCGGACGTGGCATCGTTCACTCCGAAATGCCGCTCACCGACCATCATGGCCTGCACGCCTTTCAGATGTGGCTGAGCCTTGCGGCCAAGGACAAGCTCAGCGACGCTACCTACCGCGACGTACGCTCAAGCGAGATGCCCTCTCTGCACGGCCAGGCTGCCAGGCTGATCGCCCTGGGCGGTGAATGGCGCGGTATCGAGCCACAGCAACACGTCGCCGGGCCGCTGGATGCACTGGCCGGTGATAGCGGCGTCGCTCATGTGATCATGGAGCATGGCGGGCGCCTGCTGCTGGAGCAAAGCGCCCCGATGCTGGCGGTCTATGTCTTCGACGGTGAGCTGGAGATCGGCGACCAGCGCATCACTGCCGGCCACCTGGCACGCCTCGGCGAGGGGCAGCACCTCTCGCTCGACAGCCACTCCGGCGCTCAGGCATTGATTCTCGCCGGCACCCCCCATCAGGAGCCGATCGCCCACTACGGGCCTTTCGTCATGAACACCCATGACGAGCTCGAACAGGCGTTAAAGGACTACCGGAGTGGCAACCTGACAGGATAA
- a CDS encoding LysR family transcriptional regulator, whose translation MSRVTLAQWQMLAAVVDHGGFARASEVVHKSPSTLNHAVHKLEEQLGVKVLEPVGRQVRLTEAGELLLRRARQLIESAEALEDVAESLAAGLEAEIVLAIDQLFPPDALARALDAFSVRYPGVRVQLHETVLNGGIEMLYDGRADLVASGLAAQGFLGEPLVTVRFIAVAHPDHPLHRLGRPLDLRDLKQHRQLVVRDSAQRQSMDAGWLKAEQRWTLSHLATSVDMLERGLGFAWVPETRIDQALARGTLVALPLSAGGIREVPMQLIYRDRDRAGPAAQAMAEVLRQAVLGCCETHVDSTPSND comes from the coding sequence ATGTCCCGTGTGACACTAGCGCAGTGGCAGATGTTGGCTGCCGTGGTCGACCATGGCGGCTTTGCACGCGCCTCCGAGGTGGTACATAAAAGCCCTTCGACACTCAACCACGCCGTGCACAAGCTGGAAGAGCAGTTGGGCGTCAAGGTGCTGGAGCCGGTAGGCCGTCAGGTGCGGTTGACCGAAGCCGGAGAGCTGCTGCTGCGGCGCGCGCGGCAATTGATCGAGAGCGCCGAAGCGCTCGAAGACGTGGCCGAAAGCCTGGCGGCGGGGCTCGAGGCGGAGATCGTGCTGGCCATCGACCAACTGTTTCCACCGGACGCCCTGGCCCGGGCGCTGGATGCCTTTTCGGTGCGCTATCCCGGGGTGCGCGTGCAGCTTCATGAAACGGTGCTCAACGGTGGCATCGAGATGCTCTATGACGGCCGCGCCGATCTGGTGGCGTCAGGACTGGCGGCGCAAGGCTTTCTCGGCGAACCGCTGGTGACGGTGCGCTTCATCGCCGTGGCACACCCCGACCATCCACTGCACCGGCTCGGTCGGCCCCTTGACCTGCGCGATCTCAAGCAGCATCGCCAACTGGTGGTACGCGACTCGGCCCAGCGCCAGTCGATGGATGCCGGCTGGCTCAAGGCCGAGCAGCGCTGGACGCTGAGCCATCTCGCCACCTCGGTGGATATGCTGGAGCGTGGGCTGGGCTTTGCCTGGGTACCGGAGACGCGTATTGACCAGGCGCTGGCGCGCGGCACCCTGGTGGCGCTGCCGCTCAGCGCAGGGGGGATTCGCGAGGTGCCGATGCAGCTGATCTATCGCGACCGCGACCGTGCAGGCCCCGCGGCTCAGGCCATGGCGGAAGTGCTCAGGCAAGCCGTGCTCGGCTGCTGCGAGACGCACGTTGATTCGACGCCATCGAATGACTAA
- a CDS encoding glutathione-dependent reductase — MGLLIDGKWHDQWYDTDKHGGEFVRESAQLRDWVTVDGSPGPGGQPGLPAEADRYHLYVSLACPWAHRTLILRKLKGLDALIGVSHVSPLMLDQGWTYHEDEGSSGDPINGVEYHRELYTLTDPHYTGRVTVPALWDKQQRRIVNNESAELLRMLNGAFDELTGNRLDFYPADLRETIDAVNTDVYDHINNGVYKSGFATDQKVYDKHVVALFEALDRMEARLAEHRYLAGEWLTEADIRLFTTLVRFDAVYHGHFKCNLKRIEDYPNLSNYLRELYQWPGIKETVDFDHIKRHYYYSHDTINPTRIVPKGPLLDLERAHDRQRLPGQGIREKG; from the coding sequence ATGGGCCTGTTGATCGACGGCAAGTGGCACGACCAGTGGTACGACACCGACAAGCACGGTGGTGAATTCGTGCGTGAATCCGCCCAGCTGCGCGACTGGGTGACGGTCGACGGCAGCCCCGGTCCCGGCGGCCAGCCGGGATTGCCCGCCGAGGCGGACCGCTATCACCTGTATGTGTCGCTGGCCTGCCCCTGGGCGCATCGCACCCTGATCCTGCGTAAGCTCAAGGGGCTGGACGCGCTGATCGGCGTCTCGCACGTCAGCCCGCTGATGCTCGACCAGGGCTGGACCTATCATGAGGACGAGGGCTCGAGTGGCGATCCGATCAACGGCGTCGAGTATCATCGCGAGCTCTATACTCTCACCGATCCGCACTATACCGGCCGCGTCACCGTGCCGGCGCTGTGGGACAAGCAGCAGCGGCGCATCGTCAACAATGAGTCCGCCGAGCTGCTGCGCATGCTCAACGGCGCCTTCGACGAGCTGACCGGCAATCGCCTCGATTTCTATCCGGCTGACCTGCGCGAGACCATCGATGCGGTCAACACCGATGTCTACGACCACATCAACAACGGCGTCTACAAGTCGGGCTTCGCCACCGACCAGAAGGTCTACGACAAGCATGTGGTGGCGCTGTTCGAGGCGCTGGATCGCATGGAGGCGCGCCTCGCCGAGCATCGTTACCTGGCCGGCGAGTGGCTGACCGAGGCCGACATTCGGCTATTCACGACCCTGGTGCGCTTCGATGCCGTCTATCACGGCCACTTCAAGTGCAACCTCAAGCGCATCGAGGACTACCCGAACCTGTCGAACTACCTGCGTGAGCTATACCAGTGGCCGGGCATCAAGGAGACGGTGGACTTCGATCATATCAAGCGCCACTACTACTACAGCCACGACACCATCAACCCGACCCGCATCGTGCCCAAGGGGCCGCTGCTCGACCTCGAACGCGCCCACGACCGCCAGCGGCTGCCGGGGCAGGGGATTCGCGAGAAGGGTTAG
- a CDS encoding RNA helicase: MTSTSVASPSFGDLALLPAVLSAVETLGYETPSPIQLQTIPALLEGRDMLGQAQTGTGKTAAFALPILSRIDLDRREPQVLVMAPTRELAQQVAVSFSKYGQNLKGLEVATLCGGQEYREQLGALKRGAQVVVGTPGRIIDHLDRGSLKLDGLSALVLDEADEMLRMGFIDDVKRVVADTPKDAQRVFFSATLPTEIERIVNRYLVDPVKVAIEASAGTAASIDQRMVRVDGGAKLEALARILEVEPVDGAIVFVRTRAACTTLVEQLTARGVNAAGLSGDLDQSLRERTITRLKRGKVDVLIATDVAARGLDVPRITHVINYDLPQDSEAYTHRIGRTGRAGRTGIAITFVGFRETRKVRWMEQATGQHMAEMPLPDEATIRAHRDEVFSKRVQGMITAGADEQKALIERLVAEGNDPIELACVFAAMARADEAPIGRVQAPRAERASDRAPRDGKPKRRDSAPREGMTRYRVSVGHKDGVKPGQLVGALANEGGIEGARIGRIDIRNAFSVVELPSSLPSSILAKMARARVAGRPLEISEDSGAPERAPRRRSDGDAPIRRTSA; encoded by the coding sequence ATGACCTCGACTTCTGTCGCTTCGCCGAGCTTCGGCGATCTTGCTCTGTTGCCTGCCGTTCTCTCCGCTGTGGAAACACTGGGCTACGAGACTCCTTCGCCGATCCAGCTGCAGACCATCCCTGCGCTGCTGGAAGGCCGTGACATGCTGGGCCAGGCCCAGACCGGTACCGGCAAGACCGCAGCCTTCGCGCTGCCGATCCTGTCGCGTATCGACCTCGACCGCCGCGAGCCCCAGGTGCTGGTGATGGCGCCGACCCGTGAGCTGGCCCAGCAGGTCGCCGTGTCGTTCAGCAAATACGGCCAGAACCTCAAGGGCCTGGAAGTCGCCACCCTGTGCGGCGGCCAGGAATATCGCGAGCAGCTCGGCGCCCTCAAGCGCGGCGCGCAGGTCGTGGTGGGTACCCCGGGCCGCATCATCGACCACCTGGATCGCGGTAGCCTCAAGCTCGACGGCCTCTCCGCCCTGGTGCTCGACGAAGCCGACGAAATGCTGCGCATGGGCTTCATCGATGACGTCAAGCGCGTTGTCGCCGACACGCCCAAGGATGCCCAGCGGGTATTCTTCTCGGCCACGCTGCCGACCGAGATCGAGCGCATCGTCAATCGCTACCTGGTCGACCCGGTCAAGGTGGCCATCGAGGCCAGCGCCGGCACGGCCGCGAGCATCGACCAGCGCATGGTGCGCGTCGACGGCGGCGCCAAGCTGGAAGCCCTGGCGCGCATTCTCGAAGTGGAGCCGGTCGACGGTGCCATCGTCTTCGTGCGTACCCGTGCCGCCTGTACCACCCTGGTCGAGCAGCTCACCGCACGCGGCGTCAACGCCGCCGGCCTGTCGGGGGATCTCGACCAGAGCCTGCGCGAGCGCACCATCACGCGCCTCAAGCGTGGCAAGGTCGACGTGCTGATCGCCACCGACGTGGCCGCCCGCGGCCTCGACGTGCCGCGCATCACCCACGTCATCAACTACGACCTGCCGCAGGACAGCGAGGCCTACACCCACCGCATCGGGCGTACCGGCCGTGCCGGTCGGACCGGCATCGCCATCACCTTCGTCGGCTTCCGCGAGACCCGCAAGGTGCGCTGGATGGAGCAGGCCACCGGCCAGCACATGGCCGAGATGCCGCTGCCCGACGAAGCGACGATCCGCGCTCACCGCGACGAGGTGTTCTCCAAGCGCGTGCAGGGCATGATCACCGCGGGTGCCGACGAGCAGAAAGCGCTGATCGAGCGCCTGGTGGCCGAAGGCAACGATCCGATCGAGCTGGCCTGCGTGTTCGCCGCCATGGCGCGCGCCGACGAAGCACCGATCGGCCGTGTGCAGGCGCCGCGCGCCGAGCGTGCCAGCGATCGCGCCCCGCGTGACGGCAAGCCCAAGCGTCGCGACAGCGCTCCGCGTGAAGGCATGACCCGCTACCGCGTGTCAGTCGGCCACAAGGATGGCGTCAAGCCCGGCCAGCTGGTCGGCGCGCTGGCCAACGAAGGCGGCATCGAGGGCGCGCGTATCGGCCGTATCGATATCCGCAACGCCTTCTCGGTGGTCGAACTGCCCAGCTCGCTGCCGTCCAGCATCCTGGCCAAGATGGCGCGCGCCCGTGTCGCCGGTCGTCCGCTGGAGATCAGCGAAGACAGCGGCGCGCCGGAGCGTGCACCGCGCCGTCGCAGCGACGGCGACGCGCCGATTCGCCGCACCAGCGCCTGA
- a CDS encoding FAH family protein, with the protein MRLIQYLDQDQLRVALVENNDSVRPLIVDGGTYALARIAIDSGQPLTRVVEARLGETLVDYQALVDERRLLPPLTHPDPAHCLVTGTGLTHLGSADTRSAMHAKTQVSEEELTDSMRMFKLGVTGGKPAPGESGAQPEWFYKGDGDCIVAPEAALPSPAFAEDAGEEPELAGLYLVGADGTPWRVGYALGNEFSDHVTERFNYLWLAHSKLRACSVGPELLVGELPTHLEGVSRIVRDGETLWEKPFLTGEANMAHSLANLEHHHFKYSNFRRPGDVHVHFFGTATLSFADGIKTRDGDRFEVELPAFGRPLRNPLRVEEESTNTHIAAL; encoded by the coding sequence ATGCGACTGATTCAATACCTCGACCAGGACCAGCTGCGGGTAGCGCTGGTGGAGAACAACGACAGCGTTCGTCCCCTCATCGTCGACGGCGGCACCTATGCCTTGGCGCGCATCGCCATCGACTCCGGCCAGCCGCTCACCCGGGTCGTCGAGGCGCGCCTCGGCGAGACCCTGGTCGACTACCAGGCGCTGGTCGACGAGCGGCGCCTGCTGCCGCCGCTGACCCATCCCGATCCGGCCCACTGCCTGGTTACCGGCACCGGCCTCACCCATCTGGGCAGCGCCGACACCCGCTCGGCGATGCACGCCAAGACGCAGGTGAGCGAGGAGGAGCTGACCGACTCGATGCGCATGTTCAAGCTCGGCGTGACGGGCGGCAAGCCCGCCCCCGGCGAGAGCGGTGCCCAGCCGGAGTGGTTCTACAAGGGCGACGGCGACTGCATCGTGGCCCCCGAGGCGGCGCTGCCCTCACCGGCCTTCGCCGAGGACGCCGGCGAGGAGCCGGAGCTCGCCGGGCTCTACCTGGTGGGCGCCGACGGCACCCCGTGGCGGGTCGGCTATGCGCTGGGCAACGAGTTCTCCGACCACGTCACCGAGCGCTTCAACTACCTGTGGCTGGCCCACTCCAAGCTGCGCGCCTGCAGCGTCGGCCCGGAGCTGCTGGTCGGCGAGCTGCCCACACACCTGGAGGGCGTCAGCCGCATCGTGCGTGACGGCGAGACGCTGTGGGAGAAGCCGTTCCTCACCGGCGAGGCCAACATGGCGCACAGCCTGGCCAACCTCGAGCACCACCACTTCAAGTACTCCAACTTCCGCCGCCCCGGCGATGTCCACGTGCACTTCTTCGGCACCGCGACGCTGAGCTTTGCAGACGGCATCAAGACCCGCGACGGCGATCGCTTCGAGGTCGAGCTGCCCGCCTTCGGACGGCCGCTGCGCAATCCACTGCGCGTCGAGGAGGAATCCACCAATACTCACATCGCCGCACTCTAG
- a CDS encoding L-dehydroascorbate transporter large permease subunit (TRAP family transporter; with YiaMO is involved in the uptake of L-dehydroascorbate) — protein MLWIFLGILFASLALGLPIAFGLGIAAVVMAVISDIPLSILIEQSVRGVNNFPLLAIPFFILVGEVMSAGGIARRLMELAGTLVGFVRGGLGQVAITGSMFFGGISGSAVADTAATGSMMIPSMKQQGYSAPQATAINTVSSVIGIIIPPSIPLILYGIVTETSISRLFIAGIVPGVMIGFGLMVTTFIMASFGGAGQTRKFRLGPLWQAFKAAWLALVLPVIVIGGIIGGIFTATEAAVVALLYSLTISLVVYREFHVRELWGMLIRTARLTGMVLLLLAFATVIAWFLTINMVPQTLVMQVQSITQDPFLLLLIVAGLLLLVGFVMDLTPAMVIMAPMLTPIVTSVGIDPVYFGVLMAFILGIGLLTPPVGTCLYVGCGVGKVTMEQLVKAMLPYYATLLIMAVILIAFPGLVTWLPDLTAVRGN, from the coding sequence ATGCTCTGGATCTTTCTCGGCATCCTGTTTGCCTCCCTGGCGCTGGGCCTGCCGATCGCCTTCGGCCTGGGGATCGCCGCGGTGGTGATGGCGGTGATCTCGGATATCCCGCTGTCGATCCTGATCGAACAGTCGGTGCGCGGGGTCAACAACTTCCCGCTGCTGGCGATCCCGTTCTTCATTCTGGTCGGCGAGGTAATGAGCGCCGGCGGCATCGCCCGGCGGCTGATGGAGCTGGCCGGCACCCTGGTCGGCTTCGTGCGTGGCGGGCTTGGCCAGGTGGCGATCACCGGCTCGATGTTCTTCGGCGGCATCAGCGGCTCGGCGGTGGCCGACACCGCCGCCACCGGCTCGATGATGATCCCGTCGATGAAGCAGCAGGGCTACTCGGCGCCCCAGGCCACGGCGATCAACACCGTCTCCTCGGTGATCGGCATCATCATCCCGCCGTCGATCCCGCTGATCCTCTACGGCATCGTCACCGAGACCTCGATCAGCCGGCTGTTCATCGCCGGCATCGTGCCCGGCGTGATGATCGGCTTCGGGCTGATGGTGACCACCTTCATCATGGCCAGCTTCGGCGGCGCCGGGCAGACCCGCAAGTTCCGCCTCGGCCCGCTGTGGCAGGCGTTCAAGGCCGCCTGGCTGGCCCTGGTGCTGCCGGTGATCGTGATCGGCGGCATCATCGGCGGCATCTTTACCGCCACCGAGGCGGCGGTGGTGGCGCTGCTCTACTCGCTGACCATCTCGCTGGTGGTCTACCGCGAGTTCCACGTCCGCGAGCTGTGGGGCATGCTGATCCGCACCGCGCGGCTGACCGGCATGGTGCTGTTGCTGCTGGCCTTCGCCACGGTGATCGCCTGGTTCCTGACCATCAACATGGTGCCGCAGACGCTGGTCATGCAGGTGCAGTCGATCACCCAGGACCCGTTCCTGCTGCTGCTGATCGTCGCCGGCCTGCTGCTGCTGGTGGGCTTCGTGATGGACCTGACCCCGGCGATGGTGATCATGGCGCCGATGCTGACGCCGATCGTCACCTCGGTGGGCATCGACCCGGTCTACTTCGGCGTCTTGATGGCGTTCATTCTCGGCATCGGGCTGCTGACCCCGCCGGTGGGCACCTGCCTGTACGTCGGCTGCGGGGTGGGCAAGGTGACCATGGAGCAGCTGGTCAAGGCGATGCTGCCCTACTACGCCACCCTGCTGATCATGGCGGTGATCCTGATCGCCTTCCCCGGCCTGGTGACCTGGCTGCCCGACCTCACCGCCGTGCGCGGCAACTGA
- a CDS encoding TRAP transporter small permease protein has product MDTSHTPPPDPSEFLDDPRRKPLEIDTQQRRGPAIFRWLTVGMEHLIATLLVALIVSVSANVIGRSLLNRSLPWADELARMLFIWLIFVGAAAAFARFEHIAVDLLLRKLPQRAAYALYLVQHLLITALMFVIMTGGYFVLARSTGRTAILGVPWNLINISLVLCAAFIAAVAIWRAWRAGQLMLGAR; this is encoded by the coding sequence ATGGATACCTCTCACACTCCACCCCCGGACCCGTCCGAGTTCCTCGACGACCCGCGCCGCAAGCCGCTGGAGATCGATACCCAGCAGCGCCGCGGCCCGGCGATCTTCCGCTGGCTGACCGTCGGCATGGAGCACCTGATTGCCACCCTGCTGGTGGCGCTGATCGTCTCGGTATCAGCCAACGTCATCGGCCGTTCGCTGCTCAACCGCTCGCTGCCGTGGGCCGACGAGCTGGCGCGCATGCTGTTCATCTGGCTGATCTTCGTCGGCGCCGCGGCGGCCTTCGCACGCTTCGAGCATATCGCCGTCGACCTGCTGCTGCGCAAGCTCCCGCAGCGCGCCGCCTACGCCCTCTACCTGGTCCAGCACCTGCTGATCACCGCCCTGATGTTCGTGATCATGACCGGCGGTTACTTCGTGCTGGCCCGCTCCACCGGGCGCACCGCGATCCTCGGCGTGCCCTGGAACCTGATCAATATCTCGCTGGTGCTGTGCGCCGCCTTCATCGCCGCCGTGGCGATCTGGCGCGCCTGGCGTGCCGGTCAACTGATGCTCGGCGCTCGCTAG
- a CDS encoding ABC transporter substrate-binding protein: MHFPLRTLTLAITGAALVATSLAQANTPDLSDPPPIEGEVITEDLGSHTIRVGLGLAETSPLYISTQYFGDILSERTEGRLSVNVFPNSQLGDDAQMMEMLQTGSLDMTIPSTSPATTYVEELAVFDLPFLLPTREAAMAVLESDVALGLLDKFEGTGIKAFAYHENGYRQLTNSVRPVESPEDVAGLDVSGLTIRTMENPVQLSIWEALGANPTPMAFGEVFSAMEQGVIDGQENPWSTILTSNFHEVQDYGSETRHVYTPFIIMMSERTWDRLDPAYQELVEEAAREAAAYEIQLATEYDDWARDQLEERGMQITRLDDDQIAAFQDAVQPVYEQWAPRIGEDLVAEIQQIVADTMND, encoded by the coding sequence ATGCACTTCCCTCTCCGCACGCTTACCCTAGCGATTACCGGCGCCGCGCTGGTTGCCACCTCGCTGGCCCAGGCCAATACGCCGGATCTCTCCGACCCGCCGCCCATCGAGGGCGAGGTGATCACCGAAGACCTGGGATCCCACACCATTCGCGTCGGCCTGGGCCTGGCCGAAACCTCACCGCTGTATATTTCCACCCAGTATTTCGGCGACATCCTCTCCGAACGCACCGAGGGACGCCTGTCCGTCAACGTCTTCCCCAACAGCCAGCTGGGTGACGATGCGCAGATGATGGAGATGCTGCAGACCGGCTCGCTGGACATGACCATCCCCTCGACCTCACCGGCCACTACCTATGTCGAGGAGCTGGCGGTATTCGACCTGCCGTTCCTGCTGCCGACCCGCGAAGCGGCAATGGCCGTACTCGAGAGCGACGTTGCCCTCGGGCTGCTCGACAAGTTCGAGGGCACCGGTATCAAGGCCTTCGCCTACCACGAGAACGGCTATCGCCAGTTGACCAACAGCGTGCGCCCCGTCGAATCCCCCGAGGATGTCGCCGGGCTCGACGTCAGCGGCCTGACCATCCGTACCATGGAGAACCCGGTGCAGCTGAGCATCTGGGAAGCACTGGGCGCCAACCCCACGCCGATGGCCTTCGGCGAAGTGTTCTCGGCCATGGAGCAGGGCGTGATCGACGGCCAGGAGAACCCCTGGAGCACCATCCTCACCTCCAACTTCCATGAGGTGCAGGACTACGGCTCCGAGACCCGCCACGTCTACACCCCGTTCATCATCATGATGTCCGAGCGCACCTGGGACCGGCTCGACCCGGCCTATCAGGAGCTGGTCGAGGAAGCAGCACGTGAAGCGGCGGCCTACGAGATCCAGCTGGCCACCGAGTATGACGACTGGGCCCGCGATCAGCTCGAGGAGCGCGGCATGCAGATCACCCGCCTCGACGACGACCAGATCGCCGCCTTCCAGGACGCCGTGCAGCCGGTCTACGAGCAGTGGGCGCCGCGCATCGGTGAGGACCTGGTCGCCGAGATCCAGCAGATCGTCGCAGACACCATGAACGACTGA